Proteins encoded by one window of Panicum virgatum strain AP13 chromosome 7N, P.virgatum_v5, whole genome shotgun sequence:
- the LOC120682618 gene encoding 2,3-dimethylmalate lyase-like: MACYTALLHPPLASSLSPCSSSRRAGATRAPPSLQRVAAPSSLASARALARVRISPRCAASAGAPGETPAAALRRVLETPGAHQAPACYDALSARLVERAGFRACFTSGFSISAARLGLPDVGLISYGEMIDQGRLITEAVSIPVIGDADNGYGNSMNVKRTVKGFINAGFAGMILEDQVSPKACGHTQGRKVVSREEAIMHIKAAVDARNESGSDIVIVARTDSRQALSLDEALWRVRAFADAGADVLFIDALASREEMKAFCAIAPGVPKMANMLEGGGKTPILSPVELEEIGYKIIAYPLSLIGVSMRAMEDALIAIKGGRIPPPSSLPSFEEIKDTLGFNHYYEEEKQYVVTPAQSSYRTGYGDYTSEPSSPGYSSSTTGKTQEPVIDILPQLYDIGSSGGRGPSTGMWSRTLRLKITGRDGIQKIDARIPAGFLEGMTRIIPGLAGANIMERLRNAPIDADNPQNGQILLDFEDAMGDRIQVFIA, encoded by the exons ATGGCGTGCTACACCGCGCTCCTTCACCCGCCGCTCGCTTCCTCGTTATCCCCGTGCTCCTCCTCCCGGCGCGCCGGGGCCACGCGAGCCCCGCCGAGCCTCCAGCGCGTAGCAGCCCCCTCGTCGCTGGCCTCCGCCCGAGCTCTCGCCCGCGTCAGGATCTCCCCCcgctgcgccgcctccgccggcgccccAGGAGAGACGCCCGCGGCAGCGCTCCGGCGGGTGCTGGAGACGCCGGGCGCGCACCAGGCGCCTGCCTGCTACGACGCGCTGAGCGCACGCCTCGTCGAGCGCGCCGGGTTCAGGGCCTGCTTCACGAGCG GTTTCTCAATATCCGCTGCACGGCTTGGATTGCCAGATGTTGGTCTTATCTCCTATGGGGAAATgattgatcaaggacgtcttaTCACTGAAGCCGTATCAATCCCTGTGATTGGTGATGCTGATAATGGCTACGGAAACTCTATGAATGTCAAGAGAACAGTAAAAGGGTTTATTAATGCTGGTTTTGCTGGAATGATTCTTGAAGATCAG GTGTCGCCAAAAGCATGTGGCCATACACAAGGAAGGAAGGTTGTCTCAAGGGAGGAAGCAATTATGCACATAAAAGCTGCTGTAGATGCAAGGAATGAGAGTGGCTCTGATATTGTTATTGTGGCAAGGACAGATTCTCGGCAAGCTTTGTCTCTTGATGAAGCATTATGGAGAGTACGAGCCTTCGCTGATGCTGGAGCGGATGTTCTATTCATTGATGCCCTTGCCTCAAGAGAAGAGATGAAAGCGTTTTGCGCTATTGCACCTGGAGTTCCAAAAATG GCCAACATGTTAGAAGGCGGTGGTAAAACTCCTATACTGAGCCCTGTCGAACTTGAAGAGATAGGATATAAAATCATTGCCTATCCATTATCTCTAATTGGGGTATCGATGCGTGCAATGGAG GATGCTCTTATTGCTATAAAGGGTGGTCGCATACCTCCCCCAAGCAGCTTGCCATCATTTGAGGAGATCAAGGATACTCTTGGGTTTAATCACTATTATGAAGAAGAAAAACAATATGTTGTGACACCAGCCCAATCATCATACAGGACTG GCTATGGTGATTATACAAGTGAACCAAGCAGTCCAGGATATTCCAGTTCCACGACTGGAAAAACACAAGAACCTGTTATTGACATATTGCCTCAGCTCTACGATATTGGTTCCAGTGGCGGCAGAGGACCTTCAACTGGAATGTGGTCTCGTACTCTTCGACTAAAGATTACAGGAAGAGATGGAATCCAGAAAATTGATGCCAGGATACCT GCTGGTTTCTTAGAAGGGATGACAAGAATTATTCCAG GCTTGGCTGGAGCTAATATAATGGAAAGGCTTCGGAATGCGCCTATTGATGCAGACAATCCCCAGAATGGTCAGATACTGCTTGATTTTGAGGATGCCATGGGAGATAGGATCCAGGTTTTCATTGCTTGA